A genomic window from Candidatus Dormiibacterota bacterium includes:
- a CDS encoding bifunctional 3,4-dihydroxy-2-butanone-4-phosphate synthase/GTP cyclohydrolase II, translating into MSDFAEQLNRAMDGAGLSAAALAEASGLTESAISLLRAGRREPSYKTLARLSTVLPDIAPQPAARKSPFDSIEDAIADIRAGKMVVVLDDEDRENEGDLVMAAQMVTPEAINFMRKEAGGLICVPMLGRRLEELQIPPMVRDNTAVHETAFTVSVEGRTVTTTGISAQDRAATIKVLLDPNAKPADLLRPGHTFPLRARDGGVLVRAGQTEASVDLARLAGLDPSGVICEIMADDGTMERLDGLRVFADKHNLRLITVKDLIAYRMQNEKLIKRIAEFDLPTTMGNWTGIAYETTIDGNTHVALVMGDISDGKDVLVRVHSECLTGDALHSIRCDCAAQRDGAMALIAAEGRGVFLYLRQEGRGIGLADKLRAYALQDKGADTVEANLALGLPIDKRDYGIGSQILADLGLKELRLITNNPRKIFGLEGYGLKITGRVAMETKPTQYNKRYIATKRAKLGHMFGDTVAS; encoded by the coding sequence ATGAGTGACTTTGCGGAGCAATTGAATCGGGCCATGGATGGGGCTGGCCTCTCGGCTGCGGCCTTGGCGGAGGCCTCCGGACTGACGGAATCGGCGATTTCCTTGTTACGAGCCGGGCGTCGGGAGCCGTCGTACAAAACGCTCGCGCGGCTCTCGACGGTGCTCCCGGACATCGCGCCCCAGCCTGCCGCGCGCAAGAGCCCGTTCGACAGCATCGAGGATGCGATCGCGGATATTCGGGCCGGCAAGATGGTGGTGGTGCTGGACGACGAGGACCGCGAGAACGAAGGCGACCTGGTCATGGCCGCGCAGATGGTCACGCCGGAGGCGATCAACTTCATGCGCAAGGAAGCCGGCGGCCTGATTTGCGTGCCGATGCTCGGGCGACGGCTGGAAGAATTACAGATTCCCCCCATGGTGCGCGACAATACCGCCGTACACGAAACGGCTTTCACCGTCTCGGTCGAGGGCCGCACGGTGACGACCACCGGAATCTCCGCGCAGGACCGGGCCGCGACGATCAAAGTGCTGCTCGATCCGAACGCCAAACCGGCCGATCTGCTGCGGCCCGGCCACACCTTTCCGCTGCGGGCGCGCGATGGCGGAGTGCTGGTACGGGCAGGCCAGACCGAGGCATCGGTCGATCTGGCACGGCTTGCCGGGCTCGACCCCTCCGGCGTCATATGTGAGATCATGGCGGACGACGGAACGATGGAGCGCTTGGACGGGTTACGAGTATTTGCTGACAAGCATAACCTTCGGCTCATTACCGTAAAGGATTTGATTGCATATCGCATGCAGAACGAAAAACTCATCAAGCGGATCGCCGAATTCGATCTCCCCACCACGATGGGGAATTGGACCGGCATCGCCTACGAAACGACGATCGACGGAAACACGCACGTCGCGCTCGTGATGGGCGACATCAGCGACGGTAAAGACGTTCTCGTGCGCGTGCACTCCGAATGTTTGACCGGCGACGCCCTGCACTCGATTCGCTGCGACTGCGCGGCCCAGCGCGACGGCGCGATGGCGCTGATCGCCGCCGAAGGGCGCGGCGTGTTTCTGTATCTGCGCCAGGAAGGGCGGGGCATCGGCCTGGCCGACAAGCTTCGCGCATATGCGCTGCAAGACAAAGGTGCCGATACGGTGGAGGCCAACCTCGCCCTCGGCCTCCCGATCGACAAGCGCGACTACGGCATCGGCTCGCAGATACTCGCGGATCTCGGCCTCAAAGAGCTGCGCCTGATCACGAACAACCCGCGTAAAATCTTCGGCCTCGAGGGGTACGGGCTCAAGATTACCGGGCGCGTGGCGATGGAGACCAAGCCGACGCAGTACAACAAACGCTACATCGCGACCAAACGCGCCAAGCTCGGCCACATGTTCGGCGATACGGTCGCTTCGTGA
- a CDS encoding Rieske 2Fe-2S domain-containing protein, with translation MQSADGVAAGAMMAPVGSVLPQRDASIDVGAASAAVRGVAELVESGVSTAPAMREAMTALGAALAGMMDAPPLVMETAAARAVENAAFLAASPHPPSADDLDNYVIYDRYFGVQRTAAMSAQTFLAGMLAVWARAFPDCAQALIGRDEIGALLHACAAMLALRGNDATAAAPQSHLRTFAVSSDPFSGLDERGRGLLRWRTGHDLFALCSMHAREAYVAVQQTLAAKPADAADRIAQALTQAGTFVRGLAAAQWYASEFPIAFYLDVLRPTMIATGAHGGFSGTQNADHHRMQWERERAVEGLFSAYGADPAGWPQPVYSALMLMNEIEIQAAEHHVLVAASKVRLDQSLAQKAIAGDRSSAVAVLREQVDAAATDITERFSSHATRRIRACGIGDVPAEHPLQLTLDGNDIVLCRAYGALWACAGVCTHAGGDLGDGHMADNAIVCPLHGAKFDPRTGAVLRGPAAEPLATYTVLIDGADVFVELP, from the coding sequence ATGCAGAGCGCAGATGGTGTTGCTGCCGGGGCGATGATGGCCCCGGTGGGGTCGGTGTTGCCGCAGCGGGACGCGTCGATCGATGTCGGCGCGGCGTCGGCTGCGGTTCGCGGCGTAGCGGAACTCGTCGAAAGCGGCGTCTCCACGGCGCCTGCGATGCGGGAGGCGATGACGGCGCTGGGCGCTGCGCTTGCAGGCATGATGGATGCACCGCCGCTCGTTATGGAGACGGCTGCGGCGCGCGCCGTTGAAAACGCGGCGTTTCTGGCCGCGTCGCCGCACCCGCCCAGCGCCGACGATCTCGACAACTATGTCATCTACGACCGGTATTTCGGCGTGCAGCGAACGGCCGCGATGAGCGCGCAAACGTTCCTGGCCGGCATGTTGGCCGTGTGGGCGCGCGCATTCCCCGATTGCGCGCAGGCGTTGATCGGACGCGACGAGATCGGCGCGCTGTTACACGCGTGCGCTGCGATGCTGGCGCTGCGCGGAAACGATGCAACGGCCGCCGCGCCGCAAAGCCACTTGCGTACGTTCGCCGTTTCGAGCGATCCATTCTCCGGCCTGGACGAACGAGGCCGAGGCTTGCTACGGTGGCGAACCGGCCACGATCTCTTTGCGCTCTGTTCCATGCACGCGCGCGAAGCATACGTTGCCGTACAGCAGACGCTCGCGGCCAAACCCGCCGATGCTGCCGATCGCATCGCGCAGGCGTTGACGCAAGCCGGCACGTTCGTGCGCGGCCTGGCGGCGGCGCAATGGTATGCGAGCGAATTTCCGATCGCGTTCTATCTCGACGTATTGCGGCCGACGATGATCGCGACGGGCGCGCACGGCGGTTTTTCGGGCACGCAAAATGCCGACCATCACCGCATGCAGTGGGAGCGCGAGCGCGCGGTCGAGGGGCTGTTTTCGGCTTACGGCGCCGACCCTGCGGGATGGCCGCAACCGGTGTACTCCGCGCTCATGCTGATGAACGAAATCGAGATCCAAGCCGCCGAGCATCACGTCTTGGTTGCGGCTTCGAAGGTGCGGCTGGATCAGTCGCTCGCGCAGAAAGCGATCGCCGGCGATCGCAGTTCGGCGGTCGCGGTGCTGCGCGAGCAGGTCGATGCGGCCGCGACCGACATTACGGAGCGCTTCAGCTCGCACGCGACGCGGCGGATCCGCGCATGCGGCATCGGCGACGTGCCCGCCGAACATCCGTTACAGCTCACGCTCGACGGGAACGACATCGTGCTCTGCCGCGCGTACGGGGCGCTGTGGGCATGCGCGGGAGTCTGCACCCACGCCGGGGGCGATTTGGGCGACGGGCACATGGCGGATAACGCCATCGTCTGCCCGCTCCACGGAGCGAAATTCGACCCGCGGACGGGCGCCGTCTTGCGCGGGCCCGCGGCCGAGCCGCTCGCCACCTATACGGTGTTGATCGACGGGGCGGACGTCTTCGTCGAGCTCCCGTAA
- a CDS encoding WecB/TagA/CpsF family glycosyltransferase: MSLEILGCRLDPIDADEATERILGFMRERTGAQIVTLGTEMVVYAQRDDAFRRIVNACALSLCDTVGLLLVARRRGAQLAERVTGVELIEHLARRAAGEELSVYLLGGAEGAAADAAAVLEARFPGLLIAGVRNGYFAPEESGQIAAEIRASGAALLLVGLGSPRQERWLAEYLAASGAGAGIGVGGSFNVIGGRAERAPVLWRRLGVEWLYRLVKEPHRWRRQVALPYFVWLIALDTLGLRPKKERTVS; this comes from the coding sequence ATGTCGCTTGAGATCCTCGGCTGCCGGTTAGACCCGATCGACGCGGATGAGGCGACGGAGCGAATTCTAGGCTTCATGCGCGAGCGCACCGGCGCGCAAATCGTTACCCTGGGAACCGAGATGGTCGTGTACGCGCAACGCGACGATGCGTTTCGCCGCATCGTGAACGCGTGCGCGCTCTCGCTCTGCGATACGGTCGGCCTGCTGCTGGTCGCGCGTCGCCGCGGCGCGCAGCTTGCGGAGCGGGTGACGGGCGTGGAATTGATCGAACACCTTGCCCGCAGGGCAGCCGGCGAAGAATTATCCGTCTATCTGCTTGGCGGCGCGGAAGGCGCGGCGGCCGACGCGGCGGCAGTGCTGGAAGCGCGCTTCCCGGGCCTGTTGATTGCGGGCGTGCGCAACGGCTATTTTGCGCCGGAGGAATCCGGGCAGATCGCGGCCGAGATACGCGCGAGCGGCGCCGCGTTGCTGCTGGTTGGGCTGGGTTCGCCGCGGCAGGAGCGTTGGTTAGCGGAGTATTTGGCTGCGAGCGGCGCCGGCGCCGGAATCGGCGTGGGCGGCTCGTTCAATGTGATCGGCGGCCGCGCCGAGCGCGCGCCGGTGCTCTGGCGCAGGCTCGGAGTGGAATGGCTCTATCGTTTGGTGAAAGAACCGCACCGTTGGCGGCGTCAAGTAGCGCTGCCCTATTTCGTGTGGCTGATCGCGCTCGATACGCTCGGCTTACGACCGAAGAAGGAGAGAACCGTTTCGTGA
- the ribD gene encoding bifunctional diaminohydroxyphosphoribosylaminopyrimidine deaminase/5-amino-6-(5-phosphoribosylamino)uracil reductase RibD, whose product METLSALDRLFLERSYELAARGTGNTSPNPQVGAVIVREGAIIGEGYHHRAGLAHAEVVALAQAEDARGATVYVSLEPCNHIGRTPACSQALADAGVARVVVGTLDPNPKTNGGGVATLRARGVQVDVANDATARALIERFARAVDRDRPYLALKMAMSLDGYITSQPGVQEWLTCEAERLYVRELRIAYDAVMVGAGTVRVDDPQLTVRPAHHRLRDYVRVVACENDTVSETSRAIAHVADYAPTLVLAPAGARGRFENLRRDADVLFVGDATSTQLDLPEAMRALARRGIQSVLCEGGPTIGGRLIAAGLVDRLYWAIAPVLLRTDTAVPVLAGADLASLRQRLAIDSVERVGDDVVISGTLGPAHSGGTDV is encoded by the coding sequence ATGGAGACCCTGAGCGCGCTCGATCGCCTCTTTCTCGAACGCTCCTACGAATTGGCCGCGCGCGGCACCGGCAACACGTCCCCCAATCCGCAGGTGGGGGCGGTGATCGTGCGCGAGGGCGCGATTATCGGCGAGGGTTATCACCATCGGGCCGGGCTCGCGCACGCCGAAGTCGTGGCTCTAGCGCAAGCTGAAGATGCGCGCGGTGCGACCGTGTACGTTTCGCTCGAGCCGTGCAATCACATTGGGCGCACGCCCGCGTGCTCGCAGGCGCTCGCCGATGCGGGCGTGGCGCGCGTCGTCGTCGGCACGCTCGATCCAAATCCTAAGACCAACGGCGGAGGCGTGGCGACCTTGCGCGCGCGCGGCGTCCAAGTCGACGTTGCGAATGATGCGACGGCGCGCGCGCTGATCGAACGGTTCGCACGCGCGGTCGATCGCGATCGGCCCTATCTGGCGCTCAAGATGGCGATGTCGCTCGACGGTTACATCACCTCGCAGCCGGGGGTGCAAGAGTGGTTGACGTGCGAAGCAGAACGTCTCTACGTGCGCGAGTTGCGCATCGCCTACGATGCGGTGATGGTCGGTGCGGGGACGGTTCGAGTGGACGACCCGCAATTGACCGTACGGCCGGCGCACCATCGTTTGCGCGATTACGTGCGCGTGGTTGCGTGCGAAAACGATACCGTTTCAGAGACGTCGCGCGCGATCGCACACGTGGCCGATTACGCGCCGACGCTCGTGCTCGCACCGGCCGGCGCGCGCGGACGCTTCGAGAATCTGCGCAGAGATGCGGACGTGCTGTTCGTCGGCGACGCGACCTCGACGCAACTCGATCTGCCCGAAGCGATGCGCGCGCTCGCGCGACGCGGCATTCAAAGCGTGCTCTGCGAGGGCGGCCCAACCATCGGGGGACGCTTGATCGCCGCGGGATTGGTCGACCGGCTCTATTGGGCGATTGCGCCGGTATTGCTGCGGACCGATACCGCCGTGCCCGTATTAGCGGGTGCCGATCTTGCATCCTTACGTCAACGCTTGGCGATCGATAGCGTAGAGCGCGTCGGTGACGATGTCGTTATTTCGGGCACGCTTGGCCCCGCACACTCTGGAGGCACGGATGTTTAG
- a CDS encoding riboflavin synthase, producing MFSGLIAYRGAIVTMDRPPSGGMSLAVRCEGIAAEKPEPKDSIAVNGTCLTATRIEGDVVWFDVVPETIARTNLGDRSIGESVNLEYSLRMGDRMGGHFVYGHVDAPARVIGRSAEGQGERMRIERPPELAPMIAQKAFIAVDGISLTVAAVDDGWFEIALIPETLARTTLGARPVGSKVNLEVDPLARYAYAAACALAGPGEAR from the coding sequence ATGTTTAGTGGACTGATCGCGTATCGCGGGGCCATCGTAACGATGGATCGGCCGCCCAGCGGCGGTATGAGCTTGGCGGTGCGCTGCGAGGGCATCGCGGCCGAGAAGCCGGAACCGAAGGATTCGATTGCGGTGAACGGCACGTGCTTGACCGCGACGCGCATCGAAGGCGATGTGGTATGGTTCGACGTGGTACCCGAAACGATCGCCCGGACGAATCTGGGCGATCGCAGTATCGGCGAGAGCGTGAATCTTGAATATTCGTTGCGGATGGGCGACCGGATGGGTGGGCACTTCGTCTACGGCCACGTCGACGCACCCGCGCGCGTGATCGGGCGCAGCGCGGAAGGGCAGGGCGAGCGCATGCGCATCGAGCGGCCGCCGGAACTTGCGCCGATGATTGCGCAGAAAGCATTTATTGCCGTGGACGGCATCAGCCTCACCGTTGCGGCGGTCGACGACGGGTGGTTCGAAATCGCGCTGATCCCCGAGACGCTCGCGCGCACGACGCTCGGCGCGCGGCCGGTCGGATCGAAGGTGAATCTCGAAGTCGATCCGCTCGCGCGCTACGCGTATGCCGCGGCTTGCGCCTTGGCCGGCCCCGGGGAGGCGCGCTGA
- a CDS encoding NDP-sugar synthase produces MILAGGLSTRLYPLTKQVPKPLVPVAGVPNAVHLIRYLKAHGCDEIAINVHYLADAILEALGDGSKFGVHLEYLHERELMGSAGALKAMERFFADETFVVVGCDDLTDLPLDDLLAFHRERAAIATIGLVEREDVSQYGVVVVDERGRITGFQEKPEAGTERSKLVNTGIYAFSPEIFAHIPADTFYDFGKQVFPALQQAAAAFYGFDARGAYWCDIGTPGEYRRASYDVVTGHFSIPQTRAHGADPTAVLAPLAIVDGDVWIGAGARIEDGARVIGPAVIGDRVTVERNASVVRSIVWDGATIAAGASLTDAIVGREYLVAPNVVLDGAVVANDPVTA; encoded by the coding sequence ATGATTCTGGCCGGCGGGCTCTCGACGCGGCTCTATCCGCTGACGAAGCAAGTCCCCAAGCCCCTGGTGCCGGTTGCGGGCGTGCCGAACGCCGTGCATTTGATCCGCTATTTGAAGGCCCATGGCTGCGACGAGATCGCGATCAACGTGCACTATCTCGCCGACGCGATTCTCGAAGCGTTGGGCGACGGCTCGAAGTTCGGGGTGCATTTGGAGTATTTACACGAACGCGAACTGATGGGGAGCGCGGGCGCGCTCAAGGCGATGGAACGCTTCTTCGCCGACGAAACGTTCGTCGTGGTGGGGTGCGACGATCTCACCGATCTGCCGCTCGACGATCTGCTCGCGTTCCACCGCGAGCGCGCGGCGATTGCGACCATCGGTTTGGTGGAACGCGAAGACGTCTCGCAGTACGGCGTCGTCGTGGTCGACGAGCGCGGCCGCATCACCGGCTTTCAAGAGAAGCCCGAAGCCGGAACCGAGCGCAGCAAGCTCGTGAATACCGGCATCTATGCGTTCTCGCCGGAGATTTTCGCGCACATCCCGGCCGATACGTTTTACGATTTCGGCAAACAGGTCTTTCCCGCACTGCAGCAGGCGGCCGCGGCGTTCTACGGCTTCGATGCGCGCGGAGCGTATTGGTGCGATATCGGCACGCCCGGCGAATATCGCCGCGCGAGCTACGATGTGGTGACCGGGCACTTTTCGATCCCGCAGACGCGCGCCCACGGGGCCGACCCCACCGCCGTTCTCGCGCCGCTCGCAATCGTCGACGGCGATGTATGGATCGGCGCGGGCGCACGCATAGAAGACGGCGCTCGCGTAATCGGCCCGGCGGTAATCGGCGATCGCGTCACGGTAGAGCGCAACGCGTCGGTCGTGCGTAGCATCGTGTGGGACGGCGCGACGATTGCCGCCGGCGCGTCGCTGACCGATGCGATCGTGGGGCGCGAGTATTTGGTCGCGCCGAACGTCGTGCTGGACGGCGCCGTGGTCGCGAACGACCCCGTAACGGCATAA
- the dapA gene encoding 4-hydroxy-tetrahydrodipicolinate synthase codes for MKALGSIVTAMITPFDDRGGVNLDEAKRLARWLVSRGNDGLVIGGSTGEGMTLDAAERIALVSAVKAAVGDSAIVIANAGTNDTRSSVSGAKEAMAAGADALLAVVPYYNKPTQSGMIAHFGAMADAVPLPIVIYNIPGRTAANMLPETLLELARKHRNVVGVKESSGDLKQIATIVRDRAPGFVVWSGDDHLFLPCLALGADGIVGVASHLCSPRYRELFDAFRAGDVARAAQIHAELLALMDGLFLVTNPIAVKWAMRRAGFNVGECRLPLDGMPAGLAERLEPIIAPYVA; via the coding sequence ATGAAGGCCCTGGGCAGTATCGTCACCGCGATGATTACGCCGTTCGACGACCGCGGCGGTGTCAACCTCGACGAAGCCAAGCGTCTCGCGCGCTGGCTGGTTTCGCGCGGCAACGACGGCTTGGTGATCGGCGGCTCCACGGGCGAGGGCATGACGCTCGATGCCGCCGAGCGCATCGCGCTGGTCTCCGCCGTCAAAGCCGCGGTCGGCGATAGCGCGATCGTCATCGCGAATGCGGGAACCAACGATACGCGCTCGTCGGTGAGCGGCGCGAAAGAGGCGATGGCGGCCGGAGCCGATGCGCTGCTCGCGGTCGTGCCGTACTACAACAAGCCGACGCAGAGCGGGATGATCGCGCACTTCGGCGCGATGGCCGACGCGGTGCCGCTGCCGATCGTGATCTACAATATTCCCGGGCGTACGGCGGCCAACATGCTGCCGGAGACGCTGCTGGAGCTGGCGCGCAAGCACCGCAACGTCGTGGGCGTGAAAGAATCCAGCGGCGATCTGAAGCAGATCGCGACGATCGTGCGCGATCGCGCGCCGGGCTTCGTCGTGTGGTCGGGCGACGACCATCTCTTTCTGCCGTGCCTCGCGCTCGGTGCCGACGGTATCGTGGGCGTCGCCTCGCATCTGTGCTCGCCGCGGTACCGCGAACTGTTCGACGCCTTCCGTGCCGGAGACGTCGCCCGCGCGGCCCAGATTCACGCCGAATTGCTTGCCTTGATGGACGGCCTGTTTTTGGTCACCAACCCGATTGCGGTAAAATGGGCGATGCGGCGCGCGGGTTTCAACGTGGGCGAATGTCGCTTGCCGCTCGACGGCATGCCGGCGGGGCTGGCGGAGCGGCTCGAACCGATTATCGCACCCTATGTCGCTTGA
- a CDS encoding thioesterase family protein produces the protein MPAFREMLAPGTRTFESRLRVQWADVDIAGILYFAAYWRFAELAEMDMFRELGFPYNTVFDELDFWLPRVKAEAQYHAPALMDDWLRIRTHLEHVGASSVRWRSVVFNERTGEAGAQFVLTAACMDRTTKKSRPLPEPLREALLGALNY, from the coding sequence ATGCCCGCGTTTCGCGAAATGTTGGCGCCCGGTACGCGCACGTTTGAATCGCGGCTGCGCGTGCAGTGGGCCGATGTCGATATTGCCGGCATCCTGTATTTCGCCGCATACTGGCGCTTCGCGGAGTTGGCCGAGATGGACATGTTCCGCGAGCTCGGGTTTCCATACAATACCGTTTTCGATGAACTGGATTTCTGGTTGCCTCGGGTGAAAGCCGAAGCGCAGTACCATGCTCCGGCGCTGATGGACGATTGGTTGCGCATTCGCACCCACCTGGAGCACGTCGGCGCCTCGAGCGTGCGCTGGAGAAGCGTGGTCTTCAACGAGCGCACCGGCGAAGCGGGAGCCCAATTCGTCCTCACCGCCGCATGCATGGACCGCACCACGAAGAAGAGCAGGCCGCTCCCGGAACCGTTGCGCGAAGCGTTGCTCGGCGCGCTGAACTATTAA
- a CDS encoding phosphoribosyltransferase family protein, with protein sequence MPSGGSIDRSLASLHVRALGTYDGALRSAILAVKDGRRDVAAALGVRMASLYAPGQWWVPVPSSRARVRTRGIDGVRIIARRAAGDAICIALRRAGSDAQRGRSRTERISASGRFTCLADVRGLGLVLCDDVCTTGSTLEDCAHELRIAGARVVAAVVVALA encoded by the coding sequence GTGCCTAGCGGCGGCAGCATCGATCGTTCGCTAGCCTCCCTGCATGTCCGCGCGCTCGGTACGTACGACGGCGCGCTGCGTTCGGCAATTCTTGCGGTGAAGGACGGGCGTCGCGACGTAGCAGCCGCGTTAGGGGTGCGCATGGCTTCGCTCTATGCGCCCGGTCAATGGTGGGTTCCGGTACCGAGTTCGCGCGCGCGGGTGCGGACACGCGGCATCGACGGCGTGCGCATCATCGCGCGCCGGGCAGCCGGCGACGCGATTTGCATCGCGCTTCGACGAGCCGGAAGCGACGCACAGCGCGGGCGCTCGCGTACCGAACGCATCTCGGCGAGCGGACGATTTACGTGCCTAGCCGATGTGCGCGGGCTCGGCCTGGTGCTCTGCGACGATGTCTGCACGACGGGAAGCACCCTCGAAGACTGCGCCCACGAGTTGCGCATAGCCGGCGCACGCGTCGTTGCAGCGGTCGTGGTCGCATTGGCTTAG
- a CDS encoding cupin domain-containing protein, producing MKTIAALFIAAGILAFPTLASAGTLSFVCHDVLLPAPVPGDKDGDQVFISDLTMVPGYTARLHSHSAREYLVVERGTATVTVKGQAAKTVRAGSAIVIPANAPHTIANLTKMDGLELLSFKVGSAKQPYTNMDKRPRVPCSKP from the coding sequence ATGAAAACTATTGCAGCGCTCTTTATAGCCGCAGGTATTCTTGCGTTTCCAACCCTCGCGTCGGCCGGCACGTTGAGTTTCGTTTGCCATGACGTTCTTTTGCCGGCTCCGGTTCCGGGCGATAAGGACGGCGATCAAGTATTCATCTCCGACCTCACGATGGTGCCGGGATATACCGCGCGGTTGCACTCGCATAGCGCCAGAGAGTATCTCGTCGTCGAGCGTGGTACGGCCACCGTCACCGTAAAAGGGCAGGCCGCAAAGACGGTTCGCGCCGGTTCGGCTATCGTGATTCCCGCCAACGCTCCCCATACGATTGCAAACCTGACCAAGATGGACGGGCTCGAACTGCTCAGTTTTAAGGTCGGTTCGGCCAAGCAGCCGTACACCAACATGGATAAGCGCCCGCGCGTTCCTTGCTCGAAGCCTTAG
- the ribH gene encoding 6,7-dimethyl-8-ribityllumazine synthase — translation MKTEGERGAASDCMRRRFAIVAARFYRDLTDNLIDGARRALRDCGVADSDIYRYDVPGCFELPLACRNLIDTERFDGIVALGVVIRGDTPHFDFVAGECARGIMDVQLATGIPIGFGVLTTENLAQAEERADPARGDKGYEAAIAAATLVVLPQVMPSPTR, via the coding sequence GTGAAGACCGAAGGCGAACGCGGGGCCGCGTCGGACTGCATGCGCCGTCGCTTCGCGATCGTCGCGGCGAGATTCTATCGCGATCTTACCGACAACCTCATCGACGGCGCACGGCGCGCGCTGCGCGATTGCGGCGTGGCCGATAGCGATATCTATCGCTACGACGTGCCGGGATGTTTCGAGCTGCCGCTCGCGTGCCGGAATCTCATCGATACCGAACGCTTCGACGGTATCGTCGCCCTCGGCGTCGTGATTCGCGGCGATACGCCGCACTTCGATTTCGTCGCGGGCGAATGCGCGCGCGGCATCATGGACGTGCAACTCGCAACCGGCATCCCGATCGGTTTCGGCGTGCTTACCACCGAGAATCTCGCGCAAGCCGAAGAACGCGCCGATCCCGCCCGCGGCGATAAAGGCTACGAAGCCGCGATCGCCGCCGCCACCCTGGTAGTGCTCCCGCAAGTCATGCCGTCGCCAACCCGCTAG
- a CDS encoding S53 family peptidase, producing MKSRLLIGLAALCATALAACSGNSGSSIPSISGVPAASSSLGRPGATASAHGTLPPAGPYHAVCGAPAPGFASCHALLRDGVTSNATNPAGYHPADLQSAYNLVTASANNGAGQTIGIVDAYNDPNAASDLAVYRSTFGLPACTTSTGCLRIVNQSGGTSLPKNDGGWAQEESLDLDMASAICPNCHILLVEASSATLTNLGTAVNTAAQLGATEISNSYGGGESSSDTSYDTSYYNHPGVAITASAGDGGYGVEYPAASQYVTAAGGTTLTRDTSVSRGWIESVWNTSSTEGTGSGCSKYDPQPSWQTSTATVTNNPGVCSNRVVGDVSSDADPNTGVSVYDSYAYRGVSGWLVFGGTSVSSPTLASVYALAGNASTVVAGSYPYSHTSALYDVTSGSNGSCGGTYLCTAEIGYDGPTGSGTPNGTGGF from the coding sequence ATGAAATCACGACTGCTGATCGGGTTGGCAGCTTTGTGCGCTACGGCGCTAGCCGCGTGTTCGGGGAACTCCGGCTCGTCAATCCCATCGATATCCGGCGTACCAGCTGCGTCTTCATCCCTTGGACGACCGGGGGCTACGGCTTCCGCCCACGGTACGCTTCCGCCGGCGGGGCCTTATCACGCCGTCTGCGGCGCTCCGGCTCCCGGATTTGCCAGTTGCCACGCGCTCTTACGCGACGGCGTAACCTCTAATGCGACCAATCCGGCGGGCTACCATCCGGCGGACTTACAGTCCGCGTACAATCTCGTGACGGCCTCGGCGAATAACGGCGCCGGTCAAACGATCGGTATCGTGGATGCCTACAACGACCCGAACGCCGCCTCAGACTTGGCGGTCTATCGGTCGACGTTCGGCCTTCCGGCCTGTACCACATCAACGGGGTGCTTACGCATCGTCAACCAGAGCGGCGGGACGAGCCTGCCTAAGAACGACGGCGGCTGGGCGCAAGAAGAATCGCTAGATCTTGATATGGCTTCGGCGATCTGCCCGAACTGCCACATCCTCCTCGTCGAGGCGTCTTCGGCTACGCTGACCAATCTGGGAACCGCGGTGAACACGGCGGCGCAACTCGGAGCGACGGAGATCAGCAACAGTTACGGCGGCGGCGAAAGCTCGAGCGATACTTCGTACGACACGTCGTACTACAATCATCCGGGAGTTGCGATCACGGCAAGCGCCGGCGATGGCGGTTACGGTGTGGAGTATCCGGCCGCTTCGCAGTATGTCACTGCAGCCGGCGGTACGACGCTCACGCGTGACACCTCCGTTTCGCGCGGTTGGATCGAGAGCGTTTGGAACACCAGCAGCACCGAAGGCACGGGTAGCGGGTGCAGCAAGTACGATCCGCAGCCCTCGTGGCAGACCTCGACCGCCACTGTGACCAACAATCCAGGGGTCTGTAGCAACCGCGTCGTGGGAGATGTCTCCTCCGATGCCGATCCGAACACCGGCGTCTCGGTCTACGATAGCTACGCATATCGGGGCGTAAGCGGATGGCTCGTGTTTGGCGGAACGAGTGTCTCGTCGCCAACGCTTGCGTCGGTGTACGCGCTCGCCGGGAATGCGAGCACGGTGGTCGCCGGTTCGTATCCGTACAGCCATACCTCGGCACTCTACGATGTCACCAGCGGCAGTAATGGAAGCTGCGGTGGGACGTATCTATGCACCGCGGAGATCGGTTACGACGGTCCGACTGGAAGCGGTACGCCCAACGGTACGGGAGGCTTCTAG